In one window of Sinorhizobium chiapasense DNA:
- a CDS encoding fatty acid desaturase family protein, which yields MTTVATKRDYSLLGRDAAAAVANGLSAAEWYHTDIPRKQMKELMKREDGPAIRDTFLWLGSMVLVGGLGIYFWGTWMAVPFFLAYGVLYGSASDSRWHECGHGTAFKTMWMNDVVYQIACFMIMRNPVTWRWSHTRHHTDTVIVGRDPEIAVMRPPDLLRLILNFFGIIDVWHAVIDMVRNAFGVISAAENTFIPEMEQPKAILVARTWLAIHVATIALSVYLGSILPLMLIGLPRLYGAWHHVLTGLLQHGGLADNVTDHRLNSRTVHMNPVSRFIYWNMNYHVEHHMFPMVPYHALPKLHEMIKHDLPAPNPSMLHGYREMIPAFLRQLKNEDYFLRRELPPTAKPYREEFHNDRVIHAAE from the coding sequence ATGACGACGGTTGCCACGAAAAGAGATTACAGCCTGCTCGGGCGCGACGCCGCCGCGGCAGTCGCCAATGGCCTTTCCGCGGCGGAGTGGTATCACACCGATATTCCGCGCAAACAGATGAAGGAATTGATGAAACGCGAGGATGGCCCGGCTATCCGCGACACCTTCCTCTGGCTAGGCAGCATGGTGCTTGTCGGCGGGCTCGGCATTTATTTCTGGGGCACGTGGATGGCCGTGCCGTTTTTCCTCGCCTACGGCGTGCTCTACGGCTCGGCCTCCGACAGCCGCTGGCACGAATGCGGCCATGGCACCGCGTTCAAGACGATGTGGATGAATGATGTCGTCTATCAGATCGCCTGTTTCATGATCATGCGCAATCCGGTGACCTGGCGCTGGAGTCATACCCGCCACCACACCGATACGGTCATCGTCGGCCGCGACCCGGAAATCGCGGTCATGCGCCCGCCGGACCTCCTGCGCCTCATTCTCAACTTCTTCGGCATCATCGACGTCTGGCATGCCGTCATCGACATGGTGCGAAACGCCTTCGGCGTGATCAGCGCCGCCGAAAACACCTTCATTCCCGAGATGGAGCAGCCGAAGGCGATCCTGGTCGCCCGCACCTGGCTGGCGATCCATGTCGCGACGATCGCCCTGTCGGTCTATCTCGGGTCCATTCTGCCCTTGATGCTGATCGGGCTACCCCGCCTTTATGGCGCCTGGCATCACGTGTTGACGGGCCTGCTGCAGCACGGCGGGCTTGCCGACAACGTCACCGACCACCGGCTGAACAGCCGCACGGTCCATATGAACCCGGTGAGCCGTTTCATCTATTGGAACATGAACTATCACGTCGAACATCACATGTTCCCGATGGTGCCGTATCACGCGCTGCCGAAGCTGCATGAAATGATCAAGCACGACCTGCCGGCGCCGAACCCGTCCATGCTTCACGGCTATCGCGAAATGATCCCTGCCTTCCTCAGGCAGCTCAAGAACGAGGACTATTTCCTGAGGCGCGAATTGCCGCCGACGGCAAAACCCTATCGCGAAGAGTTCCACAACGATCGGGTCATTCACGCCGCCGAGTGA
- a CDS encoding NAD(P)/FAD-dependent oxidoreductase encodes MTHIVIVGAGECGARVAFALREKGFDGEVTLIGAEPHLPYERPPLSKDGLAAPMPPKYVAAAERYQEAGISVLTDTPVDKIDREGKAVRLSDGRSIRYDRLLLATGARPRAFPGAAENSERIRMLRTHADALSIRQALAPGRKIAVIGGGFIGLELAATARKLGAEVTLVEGMPRLLTRGVPEEIATVVAERHRHEGVEIICSAKIAALEDGGCEARVLFADGGSVSADLVVVGIGAIPNTELAEAAGLAIDNGIAVDETLRTSDPYIYAAGDCCSFPLSHYGGRRVRLEAWRNAQDQGTLVAANLIGGTEPVSSVPWFWSDQYDLTLQIAGLADGAAATVRRDMEEGAFILFHLDDEGRLIAASGIGPGNAVARDIRLAEMLIAASSRPDRQALASPDIKLRKLLAA; translated from the coding sequence ATGACACATATCGTCATCGTCGGCGCCGGCGAGTGTGGCGCGCGGGTAGCGTTTGCGCTGAGAGAAAAGGGTTTCGACGGCGAGGTCACGCTGATCGGCGCCGAACCGCATCTTCCCTACGAGCGCCCGCCGCTTTCGAAGGACGGCCTTGCAGCCCCCATGCCCCCGAAATATGTGGCGGCGGCAGAGCGCTATCAGGAGGCCGGGATATCGGTGCTGACAGATACCCCCGTCGACAAGATCGATCGTGAGGGTAAGGCGGTGCGGCTGTCGGACGGCCGATCGATCCGTTACGACCGGCTGCTGCTTGCGACCGGCGCGCGGCCGCGGGCCTTTCCAGGCGCTGCGGAAAACTCCGAGCGGATCCGAATGCTGAGGACGCACGCCGACGCGCTGTCGATCCGCCAAGCGCTTGCACCGGGCCGAAAGATCGCCGTCATCGGCGGCGGCTTCATCGGCCTCGAACTGGCAGCAACGGCGCGTAAGCTGGGCGCCGAGGTCACTCTTGTCGAAGGGATGCCACGGTTGCTCACTCGTGGTGTGCCGGAAGAGATCGCCACCGTCGTTGCCGAAAGGCATCGGCATGAAGGCGTTGAAATCATCTGTAGTGCGAAGATTGCGGCGCTCGAGGATGGCGGATGCGAGGCGCGTGTCCTCTTTGCCGATGGCGGCAGTGTTTCCGCTGATCTGGTCGTCGTCGGCATCGGCGCAATACCCAACACGGAACTGGCGGAAGCGGCCGGCCTTGCGATCGACAATGGTATTGCCGTCGACGAGACGCTGCGGACGTCGGATCCCTACATCTACGCCGCCGGCGACTGCTGCTCTTTCCCGCTGTCGCATTACGGCGGGCGTCGGGTGCGGCTCGAGGCGTGGCGCAACGCCCAGGACCAGGGAACGCTGGTCGCCGCCAATCTGATCGGCGGGACCGAGCCCGTCTCCAGCGTGCCGTGGTTCTGGTCGGATCAATACGACCTGACGCTGCAGATCGCCGGCCTTGCCGACGGTGCGGCCGCGACGGTTCGGCGCGACATGGAGGAGGGGGCGTTCATTCTCTTTCATTTGGATGACGAAGGCCGGTTGATCGCCGCAAGCGGTATCGGTCCCGGCAATGCCGTTGCCCGCGACATCCGACTTGCCGAAATGCTGATCGCTGCCAGCAGCCGGCCGGACCGGCAAGCGCTCGCTTCTCCGGACATCAAGCTCAGGAAGCTGCTGGCGGCGTGA
- the otsB gene encoding trehalose-phosphatase, whose translation MSHRKQFLSASKPDAVSAEDFILAALSTDLQGWALFLDIDGTLLDLAETPDAVAVPPSLPGNLDALSRKLEGALALVTGRGLDYVDQLFSPFFFPIAGLHGAERRDSDGRVHKAAETAEFERLKADLVADTANWPGVLIEDKGAAVAAHYRLAPDRKLQLELLIERALIRAGPSWTIQHGKMVIEIRPARADKGEAVAAFLAQPAFAGRRAIAIGDDVTDEAMFRTVNRLGGYSIRVGSPWPASEALGSVPSAKALRGIIAALVA comes from the coding sequence ATGTCACATCGGAAGCAGTTTCTCAGCGCCTCGAAACCGGACGCGGTTTCAGCAGAGGACTTCATTCTCGCCGCTCTCTCAACGGATCTGCAAGGCTGGGCCCTGTTCCTCGATATCGATGGTACGTTGCTTGACCTAGCCGAAACGCCGGACGCAGTAGCCGTTCCGCCTTCGCTGCCCGGGAACCTCGATGCCTTGTCGAGAAAACTCGAAGGTGCTCTGGCACTCGTGACTGGTCGTGGTCTCGACTATGTCGATCAGCTTTTCTCTCCATTCTTTTTTCCAATCGCAGGTCTTCATGGTGCCGAGCGCCGCGATTCGGACGGCCGTGTGCACAAAGCCGCCGAAACGGCGGAATTTGAGCGGCTGAAGGCCGATCTTGTCGCCGATACAGCCAACTGGCCTGGGGTTCTGATCGAGGACAAGGGAGCCGCAGTCGCCGCGCACTACCGGCTTGCTCCGGACAGAAAACTCCAACTTGAGCTGCTGATCGAGCGGGCGTTGATCCGGGCAGGGCCAAGCTGGACGATCCAGCATGGCAAGATGGTGATCGAAATCCGTCCGGCCCGCGCCGACAAGGGCGAGGCAGTCGCCGCGTTTCTGGCGCAGCCAGCTTTTGCGGGAAGACGTGCGATCGCCATCGGCGATGACGTGACCGACGAAGCGATGTTTCGCACGGTCAACCGGCTCGGCGGCTACTCGATCCGCGTCGGATCTCCGTGGCCTGCGAGCGAGGCGCTCGGCTCCGTCCCCTCTGCCAAGGCCCTGCGCGGCATCATCGCTGCGTTGGTCGCGTGA
- a CDS encoding ABC transporter permease, whose translation MIAFGHRIPMTGSLLLWGLVWELVGQLKLTILLPPLSRVVVRAFEIVPTETFLSAFGVTASAFVAGNLIAVLVGVPLGILMGSSVVADRIFLPWVNLFLSAPLTALVPVIMVLFGLGQTTIILTVVLFAIWIIVLDTRAGVRSISPSLIEMAASFGAGRWQTFRQICVWAALPEILAGVRLGVIRSVKGVIIGQLLVSIVGFGALFRLYGSRFLMEHFWAVLIVLFALAFVLAEAFAWLERRVEFYAATRG comes from the coding sequence ATGATCGCTTTTGGGCATCGCATTCCTATGACCGGTTCTCTCCTCCTCTGGGGGCTCGTTTGGGAACTCGTCGGTCAGCTCAAGCTCACGATCCTGCTGCCGCCGCTCTCCCGCGTCGTCGTGCGGGCCTTCGAGATTGTGCCGACGGAGACGTTTCTTTCAGCCTTCGGAGTGACGGCCTCCGCCTTTGTGGCCGGAAACCTGATCGCGGTCCTGGTGGGCGTGCCGCTCGGCATCCTGATGGGCAGTTCGGTTGTGGCCGACCGAATCTTTCTGCCTTGGGTCAACCTGTTTCTCTCGGCACCCCTGACGGCCCTCGTCCCAGTGATCATGGTGCTTTTCGGGCTTGGCCAGACGACGATCATCCTCACGGTCGTCCTCTTTGCCATCTGGATCATCGTGCTCGACACGCGGGCGGGCGTGCGTTCGATCTCTCCTTCGCTCATCGAAATGGCAGCAAGCTTCGGCGCCGGCCGCTGGCAGACGTTTCGCCAGATTTGCGTTTGGGCGGCGCTCCCCGAGATCCTGGCGGGAGTTCGGCTCGGCGTTATCCGCTCGGTAAAGGGCGTCATCATCGGTCAGCTTCTTGTATCCATCGTCGGCTTCGGCGCACTGTTCAGGCTCTATGGCTCGCGGTTTCTCATGGAGCACTTCTGGGCGGTTCTCATCGTTCTCTTCGCGCTGGCCTTCGTGCTTGCCGAGGCCTTCGCCTGGCTTGAACGCCGTGTCGAATTCTACGCCGCAACCCGCGGCTGA
- the purU gene encoding formyltetrahydrofolate deformylase: MHTYVLTVSCKSTRGIVAALSGYLAEQGCNIIDSSQFDDLETGLFFMRISFISEEGVARAALEEGLKPIAARFAMATALHDQSERTKVLLMVSRFGHCLNDLLYRWKIGALPIDIVGVVSNHFDYQKVVVNHDIPFHCIKVTKENKPKAEAQLLELVEQTGAELIVLARYMQVLSDALCKKMSGKIINIHHSFLPSFKGANPYKQAYERGVKLIGATAHYVTADLDEGPIIEQDIARITHAQSAEDYVSIGRDVESQVLARAVHAHIHHRCFINGNRVVVFPPSPGSYASERMG; the protein is encoded by the coding sequence ATGCACACTTACGTTTTGACGGTATCCTGCAAATCCACCCGCGGCATCGTGGCGGCGCTTTCCGGCTACCTCGCCGAACAGGGGTGCAACATCATCGATAGCTCGCAGTTCGACGACCTCGAGACGGGCCTGTTCTTCATGCGCATCAGCTTCATTTCGGAAGAAGGCGTCGCCCGCGCGGCCCTCGAGGAAGGGCTGAAGCCAATTGCCGCGAGATTCGCAATGGCCACCGCTCTTCACGACCAGTCGGAGCGTACCAAGGTGCTGTTGATGGTGTCGCGTTTCGGCCATTGCCTGAACGACCTGCTCTACCGCTGGAAGATCGGCGCACTGCCGATCGACATCGTCGGCGTCGTCTCCAACCACTTCGATTACCAGAAGGTGGTCGTCAACCACGACATCCCGTTCCACTGCATCAAGGTGACGAAGGAGAACAAGCCGAAGGCCGAAGCCCAGCTGCTGGAGCTCGTCGAGCAGACCGGTGCCGAACTGATCGTGCTCGCCCGCTACATGCAGGTCTTGTCCGACGCGCTCTGCAAGAAGATGTCGGGCAAGATCATCAACATCCACCACTCGTTCCTGCCGAGCTTCAAGGGCGCGAACCCCTACAAGCAGGCCTATGAGCGCGGCGTCAAGCTGATCGGCGCGACGGCGCATTATGTCACCGCGGATCTTGACGAGGGTCCGATCATCGAGCAGGACATCGCCCGCATCACCCATGCGCAGTCGGCCGAGGACTATGTCTCGATCGGCCGCGACGTCGAAAGCCAGGTGCTGGCCCGTGCCGTGCACGCCCACATCCACCACCGCTGCTTCATCAACGGCAACCGCGTCGTTGTCTTCCCGCCGAGCCCGGGAAGCTATGCCTCGGAGCGGATGGGGTGA
- a CDS encoding MocE family 2Fe-2S type ferredoxin gives MSSNWVEVCAADEIDEEDVIRFDHEGRTFAVYRSPDDEYFATDGLCTHEHIHLADGLVMDDIIECPKHNGRFNYKTGQARGAPVCVNLRTYPVKVEAGSVFIAIS, from the coding sequence ATGAGCTCGAACTGGGTCGAGGTCTGTGCGGCCGATGAGATCGATGAGGAAGACGTTATCCGTTTCGATCACGAGGGGCGAACCTTCGCCGTTTACCGTAGTCCCGATGACGAATATTTCGCGACCGATGGGCTCTGCACCCATGAGCACATTCATCTCGCCGACGGTCTGGTGATGGACGACATCATCGAATGTCCGAAGCACAACGGTCGCTTTAACTACAAGACCGGCCAGGCCAGGGGCGCCCCCGTCTGCGTCAACCTCCGGACCTATCCGGTGAAGGTTGAGGCCGGCAGCGTCTTCATCGCGATTTCCTGA
- a CDS encoding ABC transporter ATP-binding protein has product MTATAHHFFADPSPVTDCAVSVLNVGKIYAEAVTALENINVDFPRGQLTSLLGPSGCGKTTLLKIIAGLLPPSSGEVLVDDRPVAGPGPERAFVFQDFALLPWANVLRNVAFGLKMRGIARGEREEIARSYIAQVGLAGFEARYPHELSGGMRQRVGLARALAVNADVLLMDEPFSAVDEQTRRKFQEDLLTLIAREKKTFIFVTHSIEEAVYVSDRIVLLSPRPGRIAQIIEPAIERGGDPDAIRRHPVYLDTVDAIWQSLKTYLE; this is encoded by the coding sequence GGTCACCGATTGTGCGGTCAGCGTTCTCAATGTCGGCAAAATCTATGCCGAGGCGGTCACGGCACTTGAGAATATCAACGTCGATTTTCCGCGCGGCCAACTCACCTCCCTGCTGGGTCCATCAGGGTGTGGAAAGACGACGCTGCTCAAGATCATCGCGGGGCTTCTGCCGCCATCCTCAGGCGAAGTGCTTGTCGATGATCGTCCCGTAGCCGGCCCCGGGCCGGAACGCGCCTTTGTCTTCCAGGATTTCGCTTTGCTGCCCTGGGCAAATGTGCTGCGCAACGTCGCCTTTGGCCTCAAAATGCGCGGCATCGCAAGAGGCGAACGCGAGGAGATCGCCCGAAGCTATATCGCCCAGGTCGGCCTTGCCGGGTTCGAAGCGCGCTATCCGCACGAGCTTTCCGGCGGTATGCGCCAGCGCGTCGGCCTCGCGCGGGCACTGGCGGTGAACGCAGATGTTCTGCTGATGGACGAGCCGTTCTCGGCCGTTGACGAACAGACCCGGCGAAAATTCCAGGAGGATCTTCTCACCCTCATCGCCAGGGAGAAAAAGACCTTTATCTTCGTTACGCATTCCATCGAGGAGGCGGTCTATGTCTCGGACCGGATCGTGCTCCTGTCGCCGCGACCGGGCAGGATCGCGCAGATCATCGAGCCGGCGATTGAGCGCGGCGGCGATCCAGACGCGATCCGGCGCCACCCCGTCTATCTTGATACGGTGGATGCCATCTGGCAGTCGCTGAAGACCTATCTCGAATGA
- a CDS encoding 3-methyl-2-oxobutanoate hydroxymethyltransferase codes for MRHRRPTVADLLSMKGQRQLTMLRVVTLEEAEAAERAGIDLVSVPPALLGPEFREAAPSVFAFPGLEYGDHVTADDYIRAAFKALKAGGDAVYCAASLSTVRRMRDEGIPVCGHVGLIPSKATWTGGFRAVGKTAESALEVWRQVKALEEAGAFAAEIEVVPAEVATAISKRSSLLMLSMGAGAGCDAQYLFAEDVLGQNRGHYPRHAKVYRNFAAEYDRLQQERTAAFREYAEDVRSGAHPEKAHMVGIEPRELEEFLGKLDAQEETSFRAR; via the coding sequence ATGAGACATCGCCGCCCGACTGTTGCCGATCTTTTGTCGATGAAGGGCCAGAGGCAGCTTACGATGCTGCGCGTCGTCACGCTTGAAGAGGCGGAAGCCGCGGAAAGGGCCGGCATCGACCTCGTCTCGGTTCCTCCCGCGCTGCTCGGCCCTGAATTCAGGGAGGCAGCCCCCTCCGTCTTCGCCTTCCCGGGCCTCGAATATGGCGACCATGTCACGGCCGACGACTATATCCGCGCCGCCTTCAAGGCGCTGAAGGCAGGCGGTGATGCCGTCTACTGCGCCGCGAGCCTTTCGACCGTCCGACGCATGCGCGACGAGGGCATTCCCGTTTGCGGCCATGTCGGGCTCATCCCCTCCAAGGCGACCTGGACCGGTGGCTTCCGCGCCGTCGGCAAAACGGCGGAAAGCGCGCTTGAGGTCTGGCGGCAGGTGAAGGCGCTCGAGGAGGCCGGAGCATTCGCGGCCGAGATCGAGGTCGTTCCGGCAGAGGTGGCGACGGCGATCTCGAAGCGGAGCTCGCTGTTGATGCTTTCCATGGGCGCTGGCGCCGGATGCGATGCGCAATATCTTTTCGCGGAAGACGTACTCGGTCAAAATCGAGGTCATTACCCTCGCCACGCGAAGGTCTACCGCAATTTTGCCGCCGAATATGACAGGCTGCAGCAGGAGCGCACCGCGGCCTTCCGCGAATATGCCGAGGACGTCCGTTCCGGTGCCCATCCGGAAAAGGCGCATATGGTTGGCATCGAGCCGCGGGAGTTGGAGGAATTCCTCGGCAAGCTCGATGCGCAGGAGGAGACGTCCTTCCGCGCAAGGTGA
- a CDS encoding LacI family DNA-binding transcriptional regulator yields MTRRPTIADLAQAAGVSVATVDRVLNGRHPVREETARRVYDAAKTIGYHAVGLLRQRVFEDLPQYRLGFLLQKPQQSFYQAVAKEIENTALSLTHVRALPQVDFVANSTPAGVTEKLKAMAARNQAIALVAPDYPAVTAVIEELKERGIPVFSLLSDFAAGVREGYVGLNNHKVGRTAAWMIGKAAKRPGKVAAFVGSHRFHGHELREIAFRSYFRENAPEFEVLDTMVNLDTAEITHEATLDLLRRHPDLIGFYVCGGGMEGAISAIREEKLERKLLVVVNEFTPESRAALADEAITMAIATPVPALVRETISLMIGAIDRGAAGVPGQTFLPFDIFTPENI; encoded by the coding sequence ATGACGAGGAGGCCAACGATCGCGGATCTTGCACAGGCGGCGGGCGTGAGCGTTGCCACGGTCGATCGCGTCCTGAACGGGCGTCATCCGGTGCGAGAGGAAACGGCGAGAAGGGTTTATGACGCAGCCAAGACGATCGGCTATCACGCCGTCGGCCTGCTTCGCCAACGCGTGTTCGAGGACCTTCCGCAATATCGTCTCGGCTTTCTCCTGCAAAAGCCGCAGCAATCCTTCTATCAGGCCGTTGCGAAAGAGATCGAGAACACGGCACTGTCGCTGACCCACGTTCGCGCACTCCCTCAGGTGGACTTCGTTGCCAACTCGACCCCGGCCGGCGTCACCGAAAAGCTGAAGGCGATGGCGGCGCGCAATCAGGCGATCGCGCTTGTCGCACCGGACTATCCGGCCGTCACCGCGGTGATCGAAGAACTGAAGGAGCGTGGCATTCCGGTCTTCTCGCTGCTTTCCGATTTCGCAGCCGGGGTGCGTGAGGGCTATGTCGGCCTGAACAACCACAAGGTTGGGCGAACCGCGGCCTGGATGATCGGCAAGGCAGCCAAGCGCCCCGGAAAGGTCGCGGCCTTCGTCGGCAGCCACCGCTTCCACGGGCATGAACTGCGCGAAATCGCCTTTCGCTCCTATTTTCGCGAGAACGCGCCCGAATTCGAAGTGCTCGACACGATGGTCAACCTCGATACGGCCGAAATCACCCACGAGGCGACACTCGATCTGCTGCGGCGCCACCCGGACCTCATCGGCTTTTATGTCTGCGGCGGCGGGATGGAGGGGGCGATTTCGGCGATCCGAGAGGAAAAGCTCGAGCGCAAGCTGCTGGTCGTCGTCAACGAATTCACACCGGAGTCACGCGCAGCGCTCGCCGACGAGGCGATCACGATGGCGATCGCGACGCCTGTTCCCGCACTCGTGCGAGAAACCATCAGTCTGATGATCGGGGCGATCGATCGAGGCGCGGCCGGCGTGCCGGGACAGACCTTCCTGCCTTTCGACATCTTCACACCGGAGAATATCTGA
- a CDS encoding fumarylacetoacetate hydrolase family protein — protein MSYAFRPAAVTALPITNTLDLFPLRRVYCVGRNYADHAKEMGHDPDREPPFFFQKNPDNLVLDGEFPYPSRTSDVHHEIELVVCLGKGGENIPVDRALSHVYGYAIGLDMTRRDLQSEAKKMGRPWEVAKAFEKSAPVSPIVRASEIGHLEAGAIWLKVNGELRQNGDLNQMIWKVPEAISYLSGLFQLAPGDIIMTGTPAGVGPVNRGDRLEGHVDGLGELTVIVV, from the coding sequence ATGTCCTACGCCTTCAGGCCCGCCGCGGTGACTGCTCTCCCGATCACGAATACATTGGACTTGTTCCCACTCCGACGTGTCTATTGCGTGGGTCGGAACTATGCCGACCACGCGAAGGAGATGGGTCATGACCCTGACCGCGAACCTCCCTTCTTTTTTCAGAAGAACCCGGACAATCTGGTCCTCGACGGCGAATTTCCCTATCCGAGCCGGACATCGGACGTGCATCACGAGATCGAGCTCGTCGTTTGTCTCGGCAAGGGCGGCGAGAATATTCCGGTCGACCGGGCGCTGTCGCACGTTTACGGCTATGCGATCGGTTTGGACATGACGAGGCGCGATCTGCAAAGCGAGGCGAAGAAAATGGGCAGGCCCTGGGAGGTCGCCAAGGCGTTCGAGAAGTCCGCGCCCGTATCGCCGATCGTCAGGGCAAGCGAGATCGGGCATTTGGAAGCGGGCGCTATCTGGTTGAAGGTCAACGGCGAGCTGCGCCAAAACGGCGATCTGAACCAGATGATCTGGAAGGTGCCGGAGGCGATCTCGTATCTCTCAGGGCTTTTTCAGCTGGCCCCGGGCGACATCATCATGACCGGAACACCTGCCGGCGTCGGTCCGGTCAACCGTGGCGACCGCCTTGAAGGCCATGTCGACGGGTTGGGGGAACTCACAGTGATAGTCGTCTGA
- the otsA gene encoding alpha,alpha-trehalose-phosphate synthase (UDP-forming): MSRLVVVSNRVPVPDKGGIAPAGGLAVALKVALEEHGGLWMGWSGKSSGEHEPQTLAQLHQGNITYALTDLTDTDVEEYYQGFANRVLWPICHYRLDLAEYGRKEMAGYFRVNRFFAHRLAPLVKPDDVIWVHDYHLIPLAAELREMGLKNRIGFFLHIPWPPADVLFTMPVHEEIMRGLSHYDVVGFQTDHDLENFAGCLRREGIGDELGGGRYSAYGRVFKGDAYAIGIETAAFAEFAKKASTNKTVKRTRESIGNRSLIIGVDRLDYSKGITQRIDAFERFILDNPAQHGHVTYLQITPKSRSEVPEYESMQRMVAEQAGRVNGALGAVDWVPIRYINRSIGRHILAGLYRLGKVGLVTPLRDGMNLVAKEYVAAQDPDDPGVLLLSRFAGAARKLNGALLVNPYDIEGTANAMARALSMPLEERKQRWKTMMDHLLEHDVTRWCQDFLDDLTGRPNQPGEHSNGGQAAYSAKTGIEASD; encoded by the coding sequence ATGAGCCGTCTCGTCGTTGTTTCCAATCGCGTACCTGTTCCGGACAAGGGTGGTATTGCGCCCGCCGGTGGGCTGGCGGTTGCGCTGAAAGTCGCCCTCGAAGAGCATGGCGGCTTATGGATGGGCTGGTCGGGGAAGTCGAGTGGAGAGCACGAGCCGCAAACGCTTGCACAACTGCATCAGGGCAACATCACCTATGCACTGACGGATCTGACCGACACCGATGTCGAGGAATATTACCAAGGCTTCGCCAATCGGGTTCTTTGGCCGATCTGCCACTACCGGCTTGATCTCGCCGAGTACGGTCGCAAGGAAATGGCCGGGTATTTCCGCGTCAACCGCTTCTTCGCCCACCGGCTTGCCCCGCTTGTCAAACCCGATGACGTCATATGGGTGCATGACTACCACTTGATCCCGCTCGCGGCAGAGCTGCGCGAGATGGGCTTGAAGAACCGCATCGGTTTCTTCCTCCACATTCCCTGGCCGCCCGCTGACGTGCTCTTCACGATGCCCGTTCATGAAGAGATCATGCGTGGCCTGTCCCACTACGACGTCGTCGGCTTTCAGACCGACCATGACCTCGAGAACTTCGCCGGCTGTCTCAGGCGGGAAGGCATCGGTGACGAACTTGGCGGAGGTCGCTACAGCGCCTATGGTCGCGTATTCAAGGGCGATGCCTATGCAATTGGTATTGAGACTGCGGCCTTTGCCGAATTCGCCAAGAAGGCATCGACCAACAAGACGGTCAAAAGAACGCGTGAAAGCATTGGAAACCGCAGCCTGATCATCGGCGTCGATCGCCTCGATTATTCCAAGGGGATCACGCAGCGCATCGATGCGTTTGAGCGCTTCATCCTGGACAATCCGGCCCAGCATGGGCATGTGACCTATCTACAAATCACGCCGAAGTCCCGCTCCGAAGTGCCGGAATACGAATCCATGCAACGCATGGTTGCCGAACAGGCCGGCAGGGTGAACGGCGCTCTCGGTGCCGTCGATTGGGTGCCGATACGCTATATCAACCGTTCGATCGGCCGCCACATTCTTGCTGGGCTTTACCGGCTTGGCAAAGTTGGCCTCGTGACCCCGCTTCGAGATGGGATGAACCTCGTCGCAAAGGAATATGTGGCCGCGCAGGATCCGGACGATCCCGGCGTGCTTCTGCTTTCGCGTTTCGCCGGAGCTGCTCGCAAGCTGAACGGCGCGCTGCTCGTCAACCCGTACGACATAGAGGGCACCGCGAACGCCATGGCGCGGGCGCTGAGCATGCCGCTGGAAGAACGGAAGCAGCGCTGGAAGACGATGATGGATCACCTGCTGGAACACGACGTTACGCGCTGGTGCCAGGATTTTCTCGATGATCTGACGGGGAGACCAAATCAGCCTGGAGAGCACTCAAATGGAGGGCAGGCTGCGTATTCCGCCAAAACCGGGATAGAAGCGAGCGACTAA